The following coding sequences lie in one Paenibacillus durus ATCC 35681 genomic window:
- a CDS encoding stage II sporulation protein M, protein MFSIFTFGRDLYTIRKALMLSSLLFIIGIAVGWIGTGSLERLLMQQLQGLGSISEKLRESSNPQLSFFVFIFLNNSIKGILIIFLGALFGILPAIFLLINGAVIGFLVHTFVLQGKDVFELIVKGLLPHGIIEIPAIIIACAFGLQFGANVAASMVRRTRSGGDWPSFMRQTLTASIWIVILLLIAAVIESTVTFALLS, encoded by the coding sequence ATGTTCTCTATATTTACTTTTGGCCGTGATCTCTACACAATACGCAAGGCGCTTATGCTCTCAAGTCTGTTATTCATAATCGGCATTGCAGTCGGATGGATTGGAACGGGCAGTCTGGAGCGGCTTCTGATGCAGCAGTTACAGGGACTGGGCAGCATTAGCGAAAAATTACGGGAATCGTCCAATCCGCAGTTGAGCTTTTTTGTATTTATCTTTTTGAACAATAGCATTAAAGGTATTCTAATTATTTTTCTGGGAGCCTTGTTCGGCATTCTTCCGGCCATCTTTCTCTTGATTAACGGGGCAGTCATCGGTTTTTTAGTGCACACATTTGTGCTTCAGGGAAAAGATGTATTTGAACTGATTGTCAAGGGGCTGCTGCCGCATGGGATTATTGAAATCCCCGCCATCATTATAGCTTGTGCTTTCGGCCTTCAGTTTGGCGCCAACGTGGCGGCAAGCATGGTGAGAAGAACACGAAGCGGGGGAGATTGGCCATCCTTTATGCGCCAGACGCTGACGGCGTCCATTTGGATCGTTATATTGCTGCTTATTGCAGCGGTCATTGAGAGCACAGTAACTTTTGCGCTCTTATCATAA
- the pdaB gene encoding polysaccharide deacetylase family sporulation protein PdaB: MNSFYVFSGKKIKRFFYICAAALLAAGVVYVERGNITVFSESPPSAIYSVPTEKKLIALTFDISWGEKRPGPILKVLEDKKVDKATFFLSSPWSKTHQNIVANIKNAGYEIGSHGHKHVNYSTLSSEEIRNQITTAGTILNELTGKEPKLIRMPNGDFDKRVLQVANDLGYKVIQWDTDSLDWKNIGVENIVKRVTTKAHPGDIVLLHASDSCKQTHEALPHIIDALRSQGYEFVTVSELISQGSTEGKEVRDSAWLNDRLEDAAGL; this comes from the coding sequence ATGAATTCCTTCTATGTATTCAGCGGCAAAAAAATAAAGCGTTTCTTCTACATTTGCGCCGCTGCTCTGCTTGCTGCCGGAGTCGTTTATGTAGAACGCGGCAATATTACCGTCTTTTCCGAATCGCCCCCTTCCGCCATTTACAGTGTACCTACGGAGAAAAAGCTGATCGCCCTGACCTTTGATATCAGTTGGGGGGAGAAACGTCCGGGGCCGATTCTTAAGGTGCTGGAGGACAAGAAAGTCGACAAAGCTACGTTCTTCCTGTCTTCCCCATGGAGCAAGACGCATCAGAACATTGTGGCGAATATAAAAAATGCAGGGTATGAGATTGGCAGCCACGGCCACAAGCATGTCAATTACAGCACGCTGAGCAGCGAGGAAATTAGAAATCAGATTACGACGGCAGGTACAATTCTGAATGAATTAACCGGGAAAGAACCGAAGCTGATCCGCATGCCCAACGGCGATTTTGACAAAAGAGTCCTACAGGTGGCAAACGACCTCGGCTATAAAGTCATCCAATGGGATACCGATTCGCTGGATTGGAAAAATATCGGTGTAGAAAATATAGTGAAGCGCGTGACCACCAAAGCTCATCCCGGTGATATCGTACTGCTCCATGCCAGCGACTCCTGCAAGCAAACCCATGAGGCGCTTCCGCATATTATCGATGCGCTTCGCAGTCAAGGCTATGAATTTGTGACTGTCTCCGAGCTAATCAGCCAAGGCAGCACCGAAGGTAAGGAAGTTAGGGACTCGGCGTGGCTTAATGATCGGCTGGAGGATGCCGCTGGTCTGTAA
- a CDS encoding PPK2 family polyphosphate kinase has protein sequence MNIDRYMIKDTDGKILPKLNPDETGDFTNKEEAEAQMGALKERLAELQDIFFAQKKHALLIVLQGMDSSGKDGTVKHVFSGINPQGFTVTSFKKPTLDESAHDFLWRVHKQTPAKGYISAFNRSHYEEVLVPRVHGGQDKAETKRRFRHIRHFEEMLTEENTIIIKLFLHISKDKQLEKIQERLQDPTKHWKFDASDLEERKYWDDYQEAYEDIFKETSKSNAPWYWIPANHRWFRNYLALYIVVKTLEKLKLSYPKLNTLTPDISELISPRH, from the coding sequence ATGAACATCGACCGCTATATGATAAAAGACACAGACGGCAAAATACTGCCCAAGCTCAACCCTGACGAAACGGGAGACTTCACAAATAAAGAAGAGGCCGAGGCCCAAATGGGCGCTCTCAAGGAACGCCTTGCCGAACTGCAGGACATTTTTTTCGCTCAAAAGAAGCATGCGCTGCTGATTGTTCTTCAAGGGATGGATTCGAGCGGTAAGGACGGTACGGTAAAGCATGTTTTTTCGGGAATCAATCCACAGGGCTTTACGGTGACCAGCTTCAAAAAGCCGACCCTGGATGAGTCGGCCCATGATTTTTTGTGGAGAGTGCATAAACAGACCCCGGCCAAAGGATATATATCGGCCTTTAACCGTTCACACTATGAAGAGGTGCTCGTACCCCGCGTTCATGGAGGCCAGGACAAAGCTGAAACCAAACGGCGCTTTCGCCATATCCGGCACTTTGAAGAGATGCTGACGGAGGAGAACACGATTATCATTAAGCTGTTTCTTCATATCTCGAAAGACAAACAGCTGGAGAAAATCCAGGAGCGGCTCCAGGACCCGACCAAGCATTGGAAGTTCGATGCGAGCGATCTCGAAGAACGGAAATATTGGGACGACTATCAGGAGGCTTACGAAGATATTTTTAAAGAGACTTCCAAAAGTAATGCGCCATGGTACTGGATTCCGGCCAATCACCGCTGGTTCCGTAACTATTTGGCATTGTATATCGTAGTTAAGACATTGGAGAAGCTAAAGCTCTCTTATCCCAAGCTGAACACCCTGACTCCGGATATTTCCGAACTGATCTCCCCGCGTCATTAA
- a CDS encoding KinB-signaling pathway activation protein: MSSLNIKKWFHLFWTTLLVGSAGAVAAGLALQGISGAVPFKSLTDTFLYALILFGYGMLVSVYSQLGFFAYLILNYIGFGVFPRKIWLYIQLALAVIALFDLFFLRSFVGGERSLISDLTLGLSILFAAIAVAYFKVRDTNALAWIPTFFFMTGITIVEMIGVLRIGVDNATLFIVVPLIACNAFQILRLHRILRPAAGSSGGTP, translated from the coding sequence GTGAGCAGCCTGAATATAAAGAAATGGTTTCATCTGTTCTGGACAACGCTGCTGGTCGGTTCCGCAGGAGCTGTCGCAGCCGGGCTGGCGCTTCAGGGAATCAGCGGCGCCGTTCCATTCAAAAGCTTAACGGACACCTTTCTTTATGCGCTTATTTTATTTGGCTACGGGATGCTTGTAAGCGTCTACTCTCAGCTTGGCTTTTTTGCATACCTGATTCTGAACTATATCGGATTTGGCGTGTTTCCGCGAAAAATATGGCTGTACATACAGCTCGCTCTAGCAGTTATCGCCTTGTTTGATTTGTTTTTTCTGCGTTCGTTCGTCGGGGGAGAGCGGAGCCTGATATCCGATTTGACTCTTGGTCTTTCCATTTTGTTTGCTGCCATTGCTGTTGCTTATTTCAAAGTGCGGGATACCAACGCTTTGGCCTGGATTCCGACGTTCTTCTTCATGACCGGTATTACAATTGTGGAAATGATCGGCGTGCTGCGGATTGGCGTGGATAATGCAACCTTATTTATAGTGGTTCCGTTGATTGCCTGTAATGCATTCCAGATTTTGAGACTTCACCGGATTTTGCGGCCAGCCGCCGGATCGTCCGGAGGAACTCCGTAA
- the gerD gene encoding spore germination lipoprotein GerD, whose translation MRRAVLRNSGIVLSLILVLTACGSEQSSSSSQQFSYKEMKTMVVDILKSEEGKKAVEEAMSTPSGGAGGGGGGGTMSMKMLPQTNEQIRLAVKDTITAPEYQKEIEKIMKDPRFAGDFAKAINSQNKQLHLQLIKDPTYQKSVAQIMKSPEMMKMFLDLTKTPDYRKQTMTVMQETMQNPLFRMEVLSLLKTVVHEELQPKAEKKGGGQGSSGGASGGSGGGGDSGGGGDSGSGGQ comes from the coding sequence ATGAGACGGGCGGTATTACGGAATAGCGGAATTGTGCTTAGCCTAATTTTGGTCTTGACGGCCTGCGGAAGCGAGCAGAGCAGCTCTTCTTCACAGCAGTTTAGCTATAAGGAAATGAAGACAATGGTCGTCGATATATTAAAAAGTGAAGAGGGTAAAAAGGCGGTTGAGGAAGCAATGTCCACACCCAGCGGGGGCGCTGGAGGAGGAGGCGGCGGTGGCACAATGAGCATGAAGATGCTGCCGCAGACTAATGAGCAGATTCGTCTGGCGGTAAAGGATACGATTACAGCTCCCGAGTATCAGAAGGAAATTGAGAAAATTATGAAGGACCCGCGGTTTGCCGGGGATTTTGCCAAAGCTATCAATTCCCAGAACAAGCAACTACACCTTCAACTGATCAAAGACCCGACTTATCAGAAATCGGTTGCCCAAATCATGAAATCTCCCGAAATGATGAAAATGTTCCTTGATCTTACCAAAACGCCAGATTACCGGAAGCAGACGATGACCGTCATGCAGGAAACGATGCAAAATCCTCTGTTCCGGATGGAAGTGCTCTCCCTGCTCAAAACGGTCGTTCATGAAGAGCTTCAGCCAAAAGCCGAGAAAAAGGGAGGCGGCCAGGGAAGTTCAGGCGGAGCTAGCGGGGGCAGCGGGGGCGGTGGAGATAGTGGCGGTGGCGGAGATAGCGGATCTGGCGGACAATAG